A region of Arabidopsis thaliana chromosome 5, partial sequence DNA encodes the following proteins:
- the PME5 gene encoding Pectin lyase-like superfamily protein (Pectin lyase-like superfamily protein; FUNCTIONS IN: pectinesterase activity; INVOLVED IN: cell wall modification; LOCATED IN: endomembrane system, cell wall, plant-type cell wall; EXPRESSED IN: 18 plant structures; EXPRESSED DURING: 12 growth stages; CONTAINS InterPro DOMAIN/s: Pectinesterase, active site (InterPro:IPR018040), Pectin lyase fold/virulence factor (InterPro:IPR011050), Pectinesterase, catalytic (InterPro:IPR000070), Pectin lyase fold (InterPro:IPR012334); BEST Arabidopsis thaliana protein match is: Pectin lyase-like superfamily protein (TAIR:AT5G19730.1); Has 1807 Blast hits to 1807 proteins in 277 species: Archae - 0; Bacteria - 0; Metazoa - 736; Fungi - 347; Plants - 385; Viruses - 0; Other Eukaryotes - 339 (source: NCBI BLink).) codes for MAQLTNSLNYLFSVSLLLFVSFHCLCFRFSLVAACSNSTDDQQIQHHHHRKWVGPSGHKVITVSLNGHAQFRSVQDAVDSIPKNNNKSITIKIAPGFYREKVVVPATKPYITFKGAGRDVTAIEWHDRASDLGANGQQLRTYQTASVTVYANYFTARNISFTNTAPAPLPGMQGWQAVAFRISGDKAFFSGCGFYGAQDTLCDDAGRHYFKECYIEGSIDFIFGNGRSMYKDCELHSIASRFGSIAAHGRTCPEEKTGFAFVGCRVTGTGPLYVGRAMGQYSRIVYAYTYFDALVAHGGWDDWDHKSNKSKTAFFGVYNCYGPGAAATRGVSWARALDYESAHPFIAKSFVNGRHWIAPRDA; via the exons ATGGCGCAACTTACTAATTCCCTCAATTAtctcttttctgtttctctcttaTTATTTGTATCGTTCCACTGCTTATGTTTTCGTTTTTCGTTGGTTGCAGCTTGTTCAAACTCCACTGACGATCAACAGATTCAACACCATCACCACCGGAAATGGGTTGGTCCCTCAGGCCACAAAGTCATCACCGTCTCACTTAACGGCCACGCTCAGTTTCGCTCCGTCCAAGACGCTGTGGATTCCATACCAAAGAACAATAACAAGAGCATCACAATCAAGATTGCTCCCGGATTTTACag AGAGAAAGTGGTGGTTCCAGCTACAAAACCGTACATAACGTTCAAAGGAGCTGGTAGGGATGTGACCGCTATAGAGTGGCACGACCGTGCGTCCGACCTTGGCGCTAACGGTCAACAGTTACGTACCTATCAAACCGCTTCCGTCACCGTCTACGCTAATTATTTCACCGCTAGAAACATTAGCTTCACG AATACTGCGCCGGCTCCATTGCCGGGGATGCAAGGGTGGCAAGCGGTGGCGTTTAGGATCTCCGGCGACAAAGCTTTCTTTTCCGGCTGCGGGTTTTACGGTGCACAAGACACTTTATGCGACGATGCTGGCCGTCATTACTTCAAGGAGTGTTACATTGAAGGCTCTATCGACTTTATCTTTGGTAATGGCCGCTCCATGTATAAA GATTGTGAGTTGCATTCGATAGCGTCAAGATTCGGGTCGATAGCGGCGCATGGTAGGACATGCCCGGAAGAGAAAACGGGTTTCGCGTTCGTGGGTTGTCGGGTAACAGGTACGGGTCCATTGTATGTGGGCCGGGCCATGGGACAATACTCACGTATCGTTTACGCCTACACTTACTTTGATGCTCTCGTCGCTCACGGTGGTTGGGACGATTGGGAccacaaatccaacaaaagCAA GACGGCATTTTTCGGAGTGTACAATTGCTATGGGCCAGGAGCAGCAGCGACGAGAGGCGTGTCTTGGGCTAGAGCTTTGGACTATGAATCGGCCCATCCATTTATCGCTAAGAGCTTCGTTAATGGGAGACATTGGATCGCTCCTCGAGATGCTTAA